Proteins encoded by one window of Dyella humicola:
- a CDS encoding type B 50S ribosomal protein L31, translating to MKPDIHPNYRPVVFQDLSSEFAFLTRSTIATKETVKWEDGNEYPLIKVDISSQSHPFYTGKQKTLDVGGRVDKFRRRYAQK from the coding sequence ATGAAGCCCGATATCCATCCGAATTATCGCCCGGTGGTGTTCCAGGACCTGTCGTCCGAGTTCGCGTTCCTTACGCGTTCGACGATCGCCACCAAGGAAACCGTCAAGTGGGAAGACGGCAACGAGTACCCGCTGATCAAGGTGGATATCTCCAGCCAGTCCCATCCGTTCTACACCGGCAAGCAGAAGACGCTTGACGTTGGTGGTCGCGTCGACAAGTTCCGTCGTCGCTACGCGCAGAAGTAA
- a CDS encoding citrate synthase, with product MSDSKIVKLVDESTNRSSELPLLSGTLGPACIDIGTLYKDTGHFTYDPGYGSTASTKSAITYIDGDEGVLLYRGYPIEQLAEKSSFLEVAYLLLNGELPNKQEFSNFEHEITHHTMMHESHKNFFQGFHHDAHPMAMLAASVASLSAFYHDSLDVDNAADRKLAAIRLIAKMPTIAAACYRYSIGWPFRYPRNNLEYVDRFLHMMFEVPSEPLEMSPVAAKALDLLFILHADHEQNASTSTVRLVGSTGANPYASVAAGITALWGPAHGGANEAVLKMLEEIGTADKVETAVKRAKDKNDNFRLMGFGHRVYKNFDPRAKIIREMCHKVLNELGVNDPLLDVAMKLEEAALKDDYFVERKLYPNVDFYSGIIYKALGIPAEMFTVMFAIARTAGWISHWIEQHETPGSRIGRPRQIYTGSDVRNYVAADKR from the coding sequence GTGTCCGATTCCAAGATCGTCAAGTTGGTGGATGAGTCGACCAACCGCAGCAGCGAATTGCCCCTGCTCAGCGGTACGCTCGGTCCTGCATGCATCGATATCGGCACGTTGTATAAGGACACGGGCCACTTCACCTACGACCCGGGTTACGGCAGCACGGCCAGCACCAAGAGCGCGATCACCTATATCGACGGCGACGAAGGCGTGCTGCTGTATCGCGGCTACCCGATCGAGCAGCTGGCCGAGAAGTCCAGCTTCCTCGAAGTGGCTTACCTGCTGCTCAACGGCGAGCTGCCGAACAAGCAGGAGTTCTCGAACTTCGAGCACGAGATCACGCATCACACGATGATGCATGAGTCGCACAAGAACTTCTTCCAGGGTTTCCATCACGACGCGCATCCGATGGCCATGCTGGCCGCCTCGGTGGCTTCGTTGTCGGCGTTTTATCACGACTCCCTGGACGTGGATAATGCCGCCGACCGCAAGCTTGCCGCGATTCGCCTGATCGCCAAGATGCCGACGATCGCCGCCGCATGCTATCGCTATTCGATTGGCTGGCCGTTCCGCTATCCGCGCAACAACCTCGAATACGTCGACCGCTTCCTGCACATGATGTTCGAGGTGCCGAGCGAGCCGCTGGAAATGAGCCCGGTTGCTGCCAAGGCGTTGGACCTGCTGTTCATCCTGCACGCCGATCACGAGCAGAACGCCTCGACCTCCACCGTGCGCCTGGTCGGTTCGACCGGTGCCAATCCGTACGCCTCGGTTGCCGCAGGCATTACCGCGCTGTGGGGTCCGGCGCATGGCGGCGCCAACGAGGCGGTGCTGAAGATGCTCGAGGAGATCGGTACGGCGGACAAGGTCGAGACGGCCGTCAAGCGCGCGAAGGACAAGAACGACAACTTCCGCCTGATGGGCTTCGGCCATCGCGTCTACAAGAACTTCGATCCGCGCGCCAAGATCATCCGCGAAATGTGCCACAAGGTGCTCAACGAGCTGGGCGTCAACGACCCGCTGCTCGATGTGGCCATGAAGCTGGAAGAAGCCGCACTGAAGGACGACTACTTCGTCGAGCGCAAGCTGTACCCAAACGTCGACTTCTACTCCGGCATCATCTACAAGGCGCTGGGCATCCCGGCGGAAATGTTCACCGTGATGTTCGCCATCGCGCGCACCGCCGGCTGGATCTCACACTGGATCGAGCAGCACGAAACCCCTGGTTCGCGCATCGGTCGTCCGCGCCAGATCTACACCGGTTCCGACGTGCGCAACTACGTTGCTGCCGACAAGCGCTAA
- a CDS encoding nucleoside hydrolase, producing MSKPQLLIDTDPGVDDALAILMAHAHADVVGLTIAAGNVGLGHTVRNARTLVDLVEAATPIFAGCPTPLVRMPEEDAVHVHGRDGLGDVGFPEPKAVASAEHAAQAILRLTRAHPGLTLVALGPLTNLALALRLDPALPQRVTRLVVMGGAVTGLGNTGRIPAEFNIGFDPEAAHVVFEAFPMFDLVDWEATLRHAFTDEAFDGWLAAGDKRADFFGQVFGTARAFNRQRGRRGVIAADALAMAVAIDPGIVTRSEQRHVAVELDGRLTRGATVVDWAGRLGRPANARIVMDVDQARFAAMVRRALGA from the coding sequence AACTGCTGATCGATACCGACCCCGGCGTGGATGACGCACTGGCCATCTTGATGGCGCACGCTCACGCTGACGTCGTGGGACTCACGATCGCTGCAGGTAACGTCGGCCTCGGTCATACCGTTCGCAATGCGCGGACTCTGGTGGACCTGGTGGAAGCGGCGACGCCGATCTTCGCGGGCTGTCCGACACCGCTGGTGCGAATGCCTGAAGAGGATGCGGTGCACGTGCATGGTAGGGATGGCCTTGGCGATGTCGGCTTTCCCGAGCCGAAGGCCGTGGCATCCGCTGAACATGCCGCGCAGGCCATCCTGCGTTTGACGCGTGCACATCCCGGCTTGACGCTGGTGGCGCTGGGGCCCCTGACCAATCTGGCGCTTGCCCTTCGTCTGGATCCAGCATTGCCGCAGCGCGTGACGCGCCTGGTCGTCATGGGTGGCGCTGTGACCGGTCTGGGAAATACCGGCAGGATACCGGCCGAGTTCAACATCGGTTTCGATCCCGAGGCGGCGCACGTCGTATTCGAGGCCTTCCCGATGTTCGACCTGGTCGATTGGGAAGCCACGCTGCGGCACGCCTTCACTGACGAAGCGTTCGATGGCTGGCTGGCGGCGGGCGATAAACGCGCCGACTTCTTTGGGCAGGTATTCGGTACGGCGCGCGCATTCAATCGCCAGCGCGGCCGTCGTGGCGTGATCGCTGCCGATGCGCTCGCCATGGCCGTGGCCATCGATCCGGGCATCGTTACGCGCAGCGAGCAGCGACATGTGGCGGTAGAATTGGACGGTCGCCTCACGCGTGGCGCTACCGTGGTCGATTGGGCGGGGCGCCTGGGCCGTCCGGCCAATGCCCGCATCGTGATGGACGTGGATCAGGCGCGTTTTGCTGCCATGGTCAGGCGCGCGCTAGGGGCCTGA